One window of the Oncorhynchus gorbuscha isolate QuinsamMale2020 ecotype Even-year linkage group LG17, OgorEven_v1.0, whole genome shotgun sequence genome contains the following:
- the LOC124002192 gene encoding calcineurin B homologous protein 1-like isoform X1, which yields MGSRASTLLREEEIEEIKKETGFSHSQITRLYSRFTSLDKGENGTLSREDFQRIPELAINPLGDRIINAFFPEGEDQVNFRGFMRTLAHFRPIEDNEKNKDPTASEPLNSRTNKLLFAFQLYDLDRDDKISRDELLQVLRMMVGVNISDEQLGSIADRTIQEADQNGDNSISFNEFIKVLEKVDVEQKMSIRFLH from the exons ATGGGATCCAGAGCATCGACAttactgagagaagaggagattgaAGAAATCAAAAAGGAGACCGGCT TTTCACACAGCCAGATCACCCGGCTCTACAGTCGCTTCACCAGCTTGGACAAAGGAGAGAACGGCACCCTCAG TCGGGAAGATTTCCAACGGATCCCAGAGTTGGCCATCAATCCTCTGGGAGACAGAATCATCAATGCCTTCTTTCCCGAGGG GGAGGACCAGGTGAACTTCAGGGGCTTCATGAGAACCCTGGCTCACTTCCGTCCTATAGAAGACAACGAGAAGAACAAGGATCCCACTGCCTCTGAACCTCTCAACAGCAGGACCAATAAGCTGCTCT tTGCTTTCCAGCTGTACGACCTGGACAGAGATGATAAGATCTCCCGTGACGAGCTGCTACAG GTTCTTAGGATGATGGTTGGTGTGAACATCTCTGACGAGCAGCTGGGCAGCATCGCTGATAGGACCATCCAGGAGGCCGACCAGAACGGAGACAACTCCATTTCCTTTAATGAGTTCATCAAG GTTCTGGAGAAGGTAGATGTTGAACAGAAGATGAGCATCCGCTTCCTGCACTGA
- the LOC124002192 gene encoding calcineurin B homologous protein 1-like isoform X3: MGSRASTLLREEEIEEIKKETGFSHSQITRLYSRFTSLDKGENGTLSREDFQRIPELAINPLGDRIINAFFPEGEDQVNFRGFMRTLAHFRPIEDNEKNKDPTASEPLNSRTNKLLFAFQLYDLDRDDKISRDELLQVLRMMVGVNVILFQVLRMMVGVNVVYSRFLE, encoded by the exons ATGGGATCCAGAGCATCGACAttactgagagaagaggagattgaAGAAATCAAAAAGGAGACCGGCT TTTCACACAGCCAGATCACCCGGCTCTACAGTCGCTTCACCAGCTTGGACAAAGGAGAGAACGGCACCCTCAG TCGGGAAGATTTCCAACGGATCCCAGAGTTGGCCATCAATCCTCTGGGAGACAGAATCATCAATGCCTTCTTTCCCGAGGG GGAGGACCAGGTGAACTTCAGGGGCTTCATGAGAACCCTGGCTCACTTCCGTCCTATAGAAGACAACGAGAAGAACAAGGATCCCACTGCCTCTGAACCTCTCAACAGCAGGACCAATAAGCTGCTCT tTGCTTTCCAGCTGTACGACCTGGACAGAGATGATAAGATCTCCCGTGACGAGCTGCTACAG GTTCTTAGGATGATGGTTGGTGTGAACGTGATTTTATTCCAGGTTCTTAGAATGATGGTTGGTGTGAACGTGGTTTATTCCAGGTTCTTAGAATGA
- the LOC124002192 gene encoding calcineurin B homologous protein 1-like isoform X2, producing the protein MGSRASTLLREEEIEEIKKETGFSHSQITRLYSRFTSLDKGENGTLSREDFQRIPELAINPLGDRIINAFFPEGEDQVNFRGFMRTLAHFRPIEDNEKNKDPTASEPLNSRTNKLLFAFQLYDLDRDDKISRDELLQLLFIPCHWLCSALCHLGCFYSEPNRRNQDGTYLNLSNKLLN; encoded by the exons ATGGGATCCAGAGCATCGACAttactgagagaagaggagattgaAGAAATCAAAAAGGAGACCGGCT TTTCACACAGCCAGATCACCCGGCTCTACAGTCGCTTCACCAGCTTGGACAAAGGAGAGAACGGCACCCTCAG TCGGGAAGATTTCCAACGGATCCCAGAGTTGGCCATCAATCCTCTGGGAGACAGAATCATCAATGCCTTCTTTCCCGAGGG GGAGGACCAGGTGAACTTCAGGGGCTTCATGAGAACCCTGGCTCACTTCCGTCCTATAGAAGACAACGAGAAGAACAAGGATCCCACTGCCTCTGAACCTCTCAACAGCAGGACCAATAAGCTGCTCT tTGCTTTCCAGCTGTACGACCTGGACAGAGATGATAAGATCTCCCGTGACGAGCTGCTACAG CTCCTGTTTATTCCATGTCATTGGCTGTGCAGTGCCCTATGCCACCTGGGGTGTTTTTACTCTGAACCAAACAGAAGAAACCAGGacgggacctacctgaatttgtccaataaactTTTGAACTAA